The Methylomagnum ishizawai genome has a window encoding:
- a CDS encoding MBL fold metallo-hydrolase, whose protein sequence is MSLADPPEPLHLLAACPDWNPPHPPGFTLLDRTPGTPLLESILAAHPAGLALDGDAPESEGLELLAAIRRCPELDATRLFLLSRSPATRAAAYALGADECLPKPCTPEQLAEAFHQHGRFELTFWGVRGTLPIPGPKTLKYGGNTSCVGLRIGGHRRFVFDAGTGLRLLSNHLMQTGGGRFDGRIFISHPHWDHFNSLPFFQPLYFPGNHIVLHGPPQGERKLRNLIDDQMDGIFFPITVGAFQAEVEYLDLWEGVHRFDGVRVEAKRLCHPGYCLAYRVDYQGRSVAYVTDNELGTRGPDDASLRELIGFLEGVDVLIHDCTYFDDEYPKRVNWGHSSIGQASRLAHEADARYFYLFHHDPDHSDADIERKLALAEGHLHGLGSATRCRIAGEGDSLRIDRLA, encoded by the coding sequence ATGTCATTGGCGGACCCGCCCGAACCCTTGCACCTGCTCGCAGCCTGCCCGGACTGGAACCCACCCCATCCCCCCGGCTTCACATTGCTGGACCGGACCCCCGGCACCCCTCTCCTGGAATCGATACTCGCCGCCCACCCCGCCGGTTTGGCCTTGGACGGCGACGCGCCGGAATCCGAAGGGCTGGAGTTGCTGGCCGCGATCCGGCGCTGCCCGGAACTCGACGCGACCCGCTTGTTCCTGCTGTCGCGCTCCCCCGCGACCCGCGCCGCGGCCTACGCCCTCGGGGCCGACGAATGCCTGCCGAAGCCCTGTACGCCTGAGCAACTGGCCGAGGCATTCCACCAACACGGGCGTTTCGAGCTGACCTTCTGGGGGGTGCGCGGCACCCTGCCCATCCCCGGCCCCAAGACCCTGAAATATGGCGGCAACACCTCCTGCGTCGGACTCCGCATCGGCGGGCACCGCCGCTTCGTATTCGACGCCGGCACGGGATTACGCCTGCTGTCCAACCACCTGATGCAGACCGGCGGGGGCCGCTTCGATGGGCGGATTTTCATTTCCCACCCGCATTGGGACCATTTCAACAGCCTGCCGTTTTTCCAACCGCTGTATTTCCCCGGCAACCATATCGTCCTGCACGGGCCGCCCCAGGGCGAGCGCAAGCTGCGGAATTTGATCGACGACCAGATGGACGGGATTTTCTTCCCGATCACGGTCGGGGCGTTCCAGGCCGAGGTGGAATACCTGGACCTGTGGGAAGGCGTGCATCGCTTCGACGGGGTGCGGGTCGAGGCCAAGCGCCTATGCCATCCGGGGTATTGCCTCGCCTACCGGGTCGATTACCAAGGCCGTTCGGTCGCCTATGTGACCGATAACGAATTGGGCACGCGCGGCCCGGACGACGCCTCGCTACGGGAATTGATCGGCTTCCTGGAGGGCGTCGATGTGCTGATCCACGATTGCACCTATTTCGACGACGAATATCCCAAGCGGGTGAACTGGGGCCATTCCAGCATCGGGCAGGCCAGCCGCTTGGCCCACGAGGCCGATGCCCGCTATTTCTACCTGTTCCACCACGACCCCGACCACAGCGACGCCGATATCGAGCGGAAACTGGCGCTGGCCGAGGGGCATCTACACGGCCTGGGTTCCGCAACCCGCTGCCGCATCGCGGGCGAAGGCGATAGCCTGCGGATCGACCGCTTGGCCTGA
- a CDS encoding putative hemolysin encodes MRRGIRWGAMLALLLSACGPAVSQEPPAMARLPNPADVKCAADGWRTEPVLTNGVPTGTICIEPDSGRRCEAWAYFRGECPAAAERSPPATPEPVRGH; translated from the coding sequence ATGCGACGGGGAATAAGATGGGGCGCGATGCTGGCCTTGCTGCTGAGCGCCTGTGGTCCGGCGGTTTCCCAGGAGCCGCCCGCGATGGCGCGGCTGCCCAATCCCGCCGATGTCAAATGCGCCGCCGACGGCTGGCGTACCGAGCCTGTCCTGACCAATGGCGTCCCGACCGGCACGATTTGCATCGAACCGGACAGCGGACGGCGTTGCGAGGCCTGGGCTTATTTCCGGGGCGAGTGTCCGGCGGCGGCGGAGCGGTCCCCGCCCGCGACGCCGGAGCCGGTCCGCGGGCATTAG